A stretch of the Oncorhynchus clarkii lewisi isolate Uvic-CL-2024 chromosome 9, UVic_Ocla_1.0, whole genome shotgun sequence genome encodes the following:
- the LOC139416742 gene encoding 45 kDa calcium-binding protein has protein sequence MAMYCRTAWCRHLMAVSMALFCLLHNTMDVHARPANMSALKDKNNPTSKEENEILPPDHLNGVKLEMDGHINKGFHQEVFLGKEMEEFEEDSEPRRNRKKLIEIFSKVDFNKDKSVSAKEMQRWIMEKTEEHFQEAVRENKMSFHAVDPDGDGHVTWDEYRVKFLASKGFNEKEMADKIKNSEELKVDEETQEVLESLKDRWFQADNPPADQLLNEEEFLSFLHPEHSKGMLKYMVKEIVRDLDQDGDKKLTLSEFISLPMGTVENQQAQDIDDDWVRERKKEFEEVIDRNHDGIVTMEELEEYMDPMNEYNALNEAKQMIAVADENQNHNLELEEILKYSEYFTGSKLMDYARNVHEEF, from the exons ATGGCTATGTACTGCAGGACGGCTTGGTGCAGGCACCTTATGGCTGTGTCTATGGCCTTGTTCTGCCTGCTCCACAACACCATGGACGTCCATGCCCGGCCAGCTAACATGTCAGCCCTGAAGGACAAAAACAACCCCACAAGTAAAGAGGAGAATGAGATCCTTCCCCCTGACCATCTAAATGGGGTGAAGCTGGAGATGGATGGTCACATCAATAAGGGCTTCCATCAGGAGGTGTTCCTGGGTAAGGAGATGGAGGAGTTTGAGGAGGACTCTGAGCCCAGGAGGAACAGGAAGAAGCTCATTGAGATCTTCAGCAA GGTGGACTTTAATAAAGACAAGAGCGTCAGTGCCAAAGAGATGCAGCGCTGGATCATGGAGAAGACAGAAGAACACTTCCAGGAGGCTGTGAGGGAGAACAAGATGAGCTTCCATGCTGTGGACCCAGATGGAGATG GACATGTGACGTGGGATGAATACCGGGTGAAGTTTCTGGCCAGCAAAGGATTCAATGAGAAGGAAATGGCTGACAAGATAAAGAACAGTGAAGAACTGAAGGTGGACGAGGAGA CCCAGGAGGTGCTGGAGAGTCTGAAGGACCGTTGGTTTCAGGCTGATAACCCCCCAGCCGACCAGCTGCTGAATGAGGAAGAGTTTCTCTCCTTCCTGCATCCCGAGCACAGCAAAGGCATGCTCAAATACATGGTCAAGGAGATTGTTCGTGACCTCG ACCAGGACGGTGACAAGAAGCTGACTCTGTCTGAGTTCATCTCCCTGCCCATGGGCACCGTGGAGAACCAGCAGGCCCAGGACATCGACGATGACTGGGTacgagagaggaagaaggagttTGAGGAGGTCATCGACAGAAACCATGATGGTATCGTGACCATGGAGGAACTAGAG GAGTACATGGACCCTATGAACGAGTACAACGCGCTGAACGAGGCTAAGCAGATGATCGCTGTGGCCGACGAGAACCAGAACCACAACTTGGAGCTGGAGGAGATTCTCAAGTACAGCGAATACTTCACTGGCAGCAAGCTCATGGACTATGCCCGGAATGTTCACGAGGAGTTCTGA